Genomic window (Fusarium oxysporum f. sp. lycopersici 4287 chromosome 11, whole genome shotgun sequence):
GCAGACAAGCACCCTCTTCCAATTTAGTGTCGACTTGCTCTTCTCGCCTGAGGttcaagaggaagaagctggtgTCACTGTCTTCCTGACTCAACTACAGCATTTGAGTTTAGGCGTCGTCAATCTTGTTTCTTCTCATGGCAAGCTCACCCCACACCTCCGCTTCCGAATCGAGGCATCTGGGAAACCAGGCATAGATACGCCGAAAGCAAAGGTGCTTCCCATCCCATCAGACTGGGAGGGCAGCGTCATCCGCCTTACCGTCTCAACCCCTGATGATAAGACCTTTGCTTTCTCCGCCTCATGCACTAAGGGTGCAGCTACGAAAATGGAGCTCGGTCAAGCCAGTGGAAATATTGTCAGTGGTGGAAGCGGTCCTTTCACAGGTTAGATCACTACTAGCCAATACATAAAATCTCAGATTAAGCTAACTCTTGTAGGCACTTTACTTGGAGTGTATGCTACGAGCAATGGTGGGAAAGGTGTCACACCTGCCTACTTTAGTCGATGGACATATTTGCCTATATCACAGAAAGTCGCTGAAGGTGACGAGACCTACGTGGGCAATAATTAGAATAGGAGGAAGGTATGCTAAACAGATAATTGAATCGATATCTTGAGTTAGATGTTGTAGTGTATCCTCCTTCGAGGTTCTGTCTCATAGCATGAGACGGCGTTATCCCATACGCAACATTGACCCGTCACGTATCCGACCCTCGCCGAGACCCCTAGGACCTGCAATGCATCACCTTACTCTACGAATGACACAACGTAGATAGGAGTTCACAAGAAAATCATGTAACATGGagctaaagataaataaCACGATGCGGCCCTAACTCTAGAGTAGCTTGAAGATTAAGGGTTTCGCTGGTTGCCGCGCTTGTCTAAATATTGAgctagatgtgttatttTCAATTAAGACCTGTTGCTGAGAACTTACAATAACCCACACAACTTAGATCGCGCTTGTTGCATCGAGCCGGGGGTGAGTATGGAAAAGGTCGGAAAAGAGTCAATTTCTAAGTCATAGAGAATCTGATCAGCCACCCGAGTCCCGAACTTGACCAGTCACTACTACAGTAAGCACTTTCTTCGGGTTCCCACGATGCTACCGCCTCATTGTAATTTGGCTCCTGATACAATTTCACCCCAATAcagatatcttatttttgGCTCGGAGATCACGAGAACTGAATCCACCAGAAAAGGTAAAGGTACCTTCGGGGATGACCCATTGGCGTGTAGCCTCGTCCCAGAAACTAAGGTCCCTTCTCTGGAGAGGAAGAACAACCCTCTTAGCCTGTCCAGCCTTGAGATGCACCTTATCAAAGCCCCTCAGAACTCGCATTGGGGTACCGGCTGGGGTTGTGTCTTGGGGGAATGACACGTATAACTGAGGCACTGCATGTCCGTCCCTGTCACCAGTGTTGCGCACCTCGACGGTTACCGCACCTGCTTGTCCCCAAAGATCATTCCATCCTCCCGGCGCCTTGCCTTTGGACTCATCTACATGAGCTCCAATGCCGGCAGCTACATCAACGGTGAGTTCTGTTGACATCTCATAGGTGGTGTACGAGAGGCCAAAACCGAACTCGTACTGAGGTACAATGTCCATGGCGTCAAAATGTCGGTAATCTATAAATTGACCTTCTGTGTAATCAACTGACCACTCATCAGGATTGGTGGATGGCTCAGTTAGGTTGAAGATTGGCCCACCGTAATCGCTCGTGTTCCTGGGGATAGTGTATGGTAAACGGCCAGCGGGCTCCGCCTCACCCCAGAGAACATCCACGATGGAGTTACCGATTTCTTCTCCGGGGTACTGAGCTGACAGAATAGCCGTTACATTCTCGTTGTCGGCCCAGGGCATTAAGACTATACCCGGACCGTTGACAATAACAACAGTATTAGAGCACAAGGACGCAACGCTCTCGACCACCTTGGTGGCATTCCAATCAAGGTCCAGCGACTCTCTATCCCGGCCCTCTGCCGCAAATGCCTTTAGGAAGACCAGACAGACATCAGGTATCGGGTAGATAGACCTGAACTTGCCATCGATGATGTCCTTGTGTTCCAGAAGGGCCTGGACCCGGCCACCCTGTTTTCGCGCACGTTCTCGAATTGCGTCCAACGGCGCGATAAGCTCGGTGTGGCGGACAATGCCAGAACCGCCTCCCTGGTCGAGAGTGCCCACTTCGTAGGATATAGACGCGTTCTCATAGTCAAAATAGACGGACCCGATGGTTGGGTATGGCGCCCCATTTCCAAAGACCCCAATATCCTTTTCGTTCTCCAGGGGCAGTGTTCCGTTGGTATTCTTGAGTAGCACAGTGGCAGCGGCACCCAATTCCCGAATAACCTTGGCGTGATCACCTCGAACATCGCGTGCAGGTACGGGCTTGATCGCGAACTGAGGGTTGTTGTAACCAAACTGATTGACGCTTAGGGCAGTGGCGGAAGCAGGATCCAGGGCAGGGAAATCCTCATGTTGATGTAGAAAGAAGTATGGCGTCAGGACTCTCTCGACCATATCATTGAGGCGACTTGTTGTCACATTATCATCGTTAACTGCATCTAGAAGGTAATTGCCAAAATACGAGGCACCATAGTCGGCACTGATAGGTCCTGGCATCTCGAGGTCGAGTCCTGCGTTGGCGAAGGAGGCTGTGCCATGTGTCGCATACCAGTCGGAAACGACGTAGCCCGGAAAGGCGAGTTCATCCTTCAGTATCGAAAGCAAGTGATGGTTCGCGCAGGAATAGGTCTGATTCACTCTGTTGTAGGAGCACATCACGCTGACAGTACCAGCTTTAACAGCGTCAGCAAAAGGCCAAAGGTACATCTCATGTAATGTACGTTCGTCAATGTTGGAGCTCAAAGCATTGATGACGGTTCCATCCTCCTCAGTGGTCTGTGTGCGCTGTGTTTCCTGTTCGTTTCCAATGAAATGCTTTGAGCACGCTTGTACACCAACAGATTGTATACCAGACACGGACGCATGCATAGCGACGCCAGAGAGATAAGGGTCAGGGCCGAAACCCTCCCAGTTTCGCCCGCCAAGAACACTACGGCCCATAGGACCACAGGATGGCCTGCCATTGAATTAGCACATGTATTACCTCGACAGGGTGAAAGTTGCAATGACTTACCCAAGAAATACGTGTGCACCTTTGGCCCTAAACTCTTCTCCAATGGCAACGGCACGTTCATAGATAAGCCGTTTATCCCAAGTTGCAGCTGCAGTAAGGCCAGAGGAGAAGACGCTCACACCGTCTGACCTAGCATATCCAGAAGGgccatcggaaaagcatATACCCTGGAATCCGAGCCTTTCGACTTTCCCAATTGTGCCAACACATGCCGGTCCGTCTCTGCGATAGCCGCCGGTAGCGATGCCAATCTTCTCAGTCGTATTGAGCTGTGCTATAAAGGCTCGGGCTTGGTCAGAAGCATTTTTCCATGCTTTCCCCATTGATTAGCCTCTTTACTCGACTGAGAACAGGAGAGAACAAGGACTCCATATGCGCAGGTACTTACAAGATGCTGGCTTCTGACTTAGCAGTGTCGCAGAAGTGGGGGAGACGAGAGCAAGGCCTGCAAGGCTTATCCACAAAGTTGGGGCATACATTGTGTAACGGAggatcttggtcttggtttTCTGAGTGGAGGACAGAGATACAGACGCTTGTTGCTCATTATATCTTCTGTTGGCTATCAATTCGTGCTGATTATACCCTTTTATACATCTTAGTCCATGTAGCTTCCTGCCTGAATACGTTTAAAGCGCGGGGTAAACGACCATCTGGATAAATAACTATGTCAATTTCCCAAAATGCGACGATTTTACTTTACTTGCTGTCGCGGTAGGGGAGAGGGGAAGTATTTACATCCCCTTAAGGTAATGTCCCTTGGTAAATAAGCACAGTTTAGACTATAGTGACCTGAGCTTTACCTCGTATTCCTATTTTAACACTTTACTGGGCTTCGCTTAGATCTGGATCCACAGTTCGGGTTATTGGTATCTAAACGAGGTCCTTTAACCATCGTAAACGAAAGCCAGGTTTTACAATTGAGTCTCGTTTAGAGAAACGAACATGATCCGAGGCTTTATACCTTTTTCCTTGATCAAAGCCCCCTTAATCATACTATGCCGGTACGAGGCAGAACGGAAGATAGCTGCTGTAGTTGAGCATCTGAGTAGCAGGTGGCGAAGGCGGCATATTCCCGTTTAGACGCTAGAACAGGAACGGGAACCCGGTCGCGTGTCTATTACAAACGGGTTTCTCGACCTTGTGGAAATCTGCTTGAAAGGATATAACTCTTCAGGGTATATCAAAGACTTGGCTTGTTCTCGAAGCGATCATTAATCAGAGGTTACAATCACAGGTCAAGGGAAAAACCAGAGGGCTTTGCTACAGGAAACTCAGAATCTAATAGTATAATCCGCCATGGCAAGTTTAGATCTCAATAATAGTAAATAGCGTTGcattttaataatatataaggtCCTTTACTCTTGGTTATAATTAGGGACGGAGAAAGTACGTTGCGAACATGCGTTATCTGATGTAATCGTGCCCAGACAATTAGACTACCCTACAGACCCAGAGCTTCCAGTAGACAATTGCAGACAGGCGGTATTTGTTTCAAGCTTTCCATATCCCTAGGTTCCTTGTCGATGGCTTCTCATTAGAAGAAACAAGCTCATTTTTGGCTCTTGTTTGCCCAATGACGTGCGGTTGAGACCTGGATGATTGAAGCCAAGTTTTGAAGAGCACATGCTTGCCCGCCAATCTCCAGGCCATAACTTCATTGGTGGACAATCGATGGCAGCCGAGGCTGGTCTCACGATGAGAAGTACATGTTGTCCTCCATAATTTTGGTCGTGAAACAGGTATTTTTGATCTAGCGGCTCCAAAGCTAAACCCAACAGAGGAGCTCAGAGTAAGCTTCTGCGCCACGAAAACGATCGACGTCCCGAATTGCCCTCTCGACTGCGATGTAATAACGCTCCTGCATGAAAACCCAGATTTTGGTGGCACTAGCTACGTAGTCGATACATCACTGTGGCGTAAGATCTCCACTGTGACCACTAAAGAGGCGAGAATGACAGGGCGTCTGAGATTTTGAGTGACAGAATTAGAGTACGGTCAAGGATCAAAACCATCGATAGATCTGGCAGATTCAGGTACATGGAAAAGGTAAATTGGTTGCATGTTAAAATACATCGTCATAGATCTTAGATCGTAGTAAATTGTGCAAAAAATGACGAACGATGACAGCATGAGCCACATACGCTGCCAAGGACTGTGGCATGAGCTCATTGATCTGCCAGAGCTATTAAGAGAGAGCTCTACAACTTATTTGAACCACAAGAATTCTGACACTTGACTTCGAATCTACTCTCGCATCACTCAAATCATATCAAAATCTTCACCTATTTACAATGGCATCTGAACTTCCTCCCAACGCCCTTGGCAAATTGGCCTCATCCGTCAAGAACATCGTGACAGGTGTTCCATTGGAAGATCAAAACGAAACCAATGCCCCAGCCACCAAGCAAGTCGACAAGAGCCTCGACAAGACTGTCGACAAGACCGTCGAGACAACTGACGATGCCACCATTcacaaggagaagcaagcTCCCGTTGTGCACGAAGACGTCAAGTCTCACGAGCATGAGAAGGTTGATACTGAAGTCGATCACGAGGTCCACCAGGACCATTACCATACCACCATCCAGCCagtcaaggacaagaatgTCCTGCCCACCAAGCATGTCTACAAAGAGAATGAAGTCGAAGAGGAGATCGACCACCGCAATAACGAGGCTAAGATGAAGgccaaggaagaagctgctAGGatcaagaacgagaagaacGTTGAGGACACTACTCACTCAAGAGAGTATGCTCCCACGAAGGAGCATGAGCACATTCACCAGTAAGTACCAAGTTGCCGCCCCCCCTTTTCATGTACCGGAATCTTACATATTGTCCCAGCCATCTCCACGAGAATATTCAGCCCGTGATCGAGAGAGAAACCGTCCAACAGAAGGTCATCCACACTACAAATCACATCCACGAGAAGGAGCAACTCAACGACGAATACCACGAGGCCACTGTTGCTCCCGCAATCTCCCTGGACGAGTTCAAGAACGGCGGTGCCAAGACTGGAACTACTGTCACCAAGGACATTGAGATGCCAGTCTCTGGCGTCAAGGCCACAGCAAAGAAGAGGGAAGCTCTCGGAGACGTGGATGTCGAAGAAGGTTCCAAAGTTGGTAAGTCAAAAGTCACCCTGAACCAGAAGCCTATGAAATAACAAATTACTCAGAATCAATCTAGTGAAAAGGAAGAGAGGGTCTTCCTGTACAGTAATTGACTGTAAATGCTCATGCCATCGATGAATAAGGCATCACGAAGAAGAATTGTATTAATAGGACGGAGTTAGGATATCTATTTATAGTGCTTTGGTAGCGAATGAACAGTGCCTGACTGAAGCAAGTAATCCTTTCGCGGCGATGTGATATGTTTCTTCGCCAGCCCAATATATGCACGTGTAACTTGGTACATGTGTATCTGCATATGTTTCAGCGAGGTCGAATTCAGAGTTTTTGCGCCACTTTTTATGAGTACATCTGGAAAGCGAGTTCGTGAGTCAATATTTCTTTTTGAGCAGCACCTGGGGATCCAATAAGCACTACATGAAAGTGATACTCGTATCTGCGACCCAGCAGGATCTGCTGTTATAAACTCTCTATATATTGGTAAGTCGGAGTATGTGTTTCATGCCGTGAACTACCTGACGTCCAGAAGCTCATGTCGTTTGACTTGGGCTCCTATCCGAGGACAACTTTGCAGTGAGCACTTGCTGATCACCTGCAATACCTAGTCCTAATTACACAGCCAGCGACAGGTATAAGCTCTCAATTTAAAATCAGGTTCCGTGGCCAGCCTTGATATATGCAGATTCGGGCCTTCTGACATAATAAGACCAAAGCGATGAGTCGAACCCTTATCACGCTGTCCGGGGCAGGTTTCTGATGTGACAAATTCATGCTGGAACCAAATTGAACTCTGGAACTGGCACGTATCATGTCAGTGTTCTTTTTGGTCACTTTCCACTTCGTTCGAGCTTAAATTACATGATGCTGTCCCCCAATCCGCAGAAGGATGCGCATCCAACAAAGATTGTTATACGTACAGATTCAAGCACTGAAATGGCAGACTTCAGCACACCGCTTACAGCTCTGAGAGCCACTGAACTCAACCTTACGCAACTGCGGTTAAGCAGGAACACAATGTCACGACTGGACCCAGGTACAGTGATGTCTCTTATCACCAATTTGAAAATGATATCGAAGCCACGGCTTCCTACTGGAAGAAGACCTTCTTACCACATGACATTTCTGAGCAGTCCGTTATCGGTGTGTGGTAAGTACTCACAGTTATCCTCGAAAAGAGCAACTAACTTTCTGTACCGCATATTGGCAGGTTGAAGGGAACATCGTATGAAGATCTGCTACATATTTGGGGTATATTTCGAGCTGGGTACACCGCACAGCTCATTTTGCTTCGAATGACCGACCCCTCTGTCGCTCACGAGCTCTTAACAGCCGCAGGAGCTGCAGCATTAGTCCACGATCCTTGTTTGGCTTCTGTTCTTCAAGATAGTACAATACCCACATTCTCGGCCAACGGGCTTCTTTCAAAATTCGAGTCTAAGCTAACACCTGTGTGGCCTTTGCcaaagatgatggatggagacCAGATTTTGATGATATACCATACTTCTGGCTCAACCTCTGGAGCACCCAAACTTGTGCCTATAACAGATCGATGGATGAAATGCCTGATCAAAAAGTTTTCAAGTCTCAGTGAGTTCCTTCCGTTACCAAGGACCATGGTCAAGGTTGCGATGTAAGACTAGTGCTTAATTCTTGTTGGGCCCAAACTGATAAGTTGGTTTAATAGTGGAAGTTCTACTCATATGGGAAGCACAATGCTGTTTCTGGAAAGCGACCTTCAAGGCGGTTGCTTCATCATTCCAACAAGTATCCCATATCCTACCTCCGAGCTCGTCGATATGATCGACAATCATGGGCTCACACGACTCGACATGTCTCCGGTCTTCTTGTCGCAGCTCTTCCGCCAAGCGCGCCATGATCCATTGCTCTTCAGGAGTTTGTGCCTTTTAGACCATATAGCATACGGGGGTTACCCGCTCGATCCTTATGAAGAGGCTTGGGCCCATGGTCATAATTCCTATCTTATAAGTGCCTTTGGGTCTACCGAAGTGGGACTGAATCTCATTTCCTATGGGGCCAAGGAGGCCGCACTGGGGCCGGTTTCACCGTCGGTATTCGAATTTGTCCCTCTTGGCGATGATCAAAatgctcaagaacatctAGTCGAGCTTGTTGTCCCCCCTGAGTCCCCTAACTGTCCTCAATATAGTCTGAGAGATGCGACGGATGGCAGGTTTCACACAGGCGATCTGTTCTTAGAGATCGCGCTTGGAGAATATGCCTTTAGAGGCCGCGATGATGATTGGATCAAGATGGAAATGGCTTTGCGGTGCGATGCCAACTCAATCGAAGTTGACGCTCTGCAGTGCTGTGGAGACGACCTGATTCACGCTGTTGTCGCAATTGGCGTCGGGCGTCCTTCGCCAGCCATTGTCCTTGGGCCTAAGCACGATGATGTCCTGGAGTCCACAGAGAAGACACGAGAGCTTCAGCTCAAGGTTCTGCAGCAAAGTACTCCATTCCACCGGCGACGATACAAGCACGAAAGAATCGAAGACGTGAATCTGATCTTTGTTGTCCCGCAACGTTCGTTGCCTCGAACTGATACGAAGGGCAATATCAGAAGATTGAAAGTTGAAGAGCAGTTCAAGCAGAGGCTAGACGAGATGTTTAAATAGATACTCAGGTACTGCTACTTAGTCTAGTAACAAAGCGATGATTCCATACTGGCCATGCCGGGCCTCCCTGGGTTAATCTTCCTCGTAATCACAGACTGTTCAATAGCTCCTCTCAATGCCTGTCTGGGAAAGCCAGGGCCTTTCATCAAACAAACCGCTATCTTTGTCAAGTTTGCTATGAGCAAATTCAGACTGACCCGTACTCTCGGCGAGTCTATCTGCGGTCGTGAATCTTTTGATGGGAAAAGGTTGACAAAACTCCAGCTATCTGGCTGCGGGCAGCTAGGTTCTAGGCGATTCCCCGACAGGATCGCCAAGGCACTCGAGTCCAGCTCGATGGTCTCTTTATCCACAAAGCGAGCGCCAAGTGCCATGAGCTGTTTCTCGACACCAAGGACACTAAGGAACTGGGGGGCAGATGAGTCAACCATCGAGGCATTCGTGGCATAATTCGCAAGGTCGCTACCGGAAAACTCTTGATCCCACCATCTCCCTCCCCAGGGTAACTCTGCCAAGGTCTGAAGTTCATGCTTGCCAGGGCCGAGCAGCCATCgcattctcaagatcatt
Coding sequences:
- a CDS encoding hypothetical protein (At least one base has a quality score < 10), yielding MYAPTLWISLAGLALVSPTSATLLSQKPASSWKNASDQARAFIAQLNTTEKIGIATGGYRRDGPACVGTIGKVERLGFQGICFSDGPSGYARSDGVSVFSSGLTAAATWDKRLIYERAVAIGEEFRAKGAHVFLGPSCGPMGRSVLGGRNWEGFGPDPYLSGVAMHASVSGIQSVGVQACSKHFIGNEQETQRTQTTEEDGTVINALSSNIDERTLHEMYLWPFADAVKAGTVSVMCSYNRVNQTYSCANHHLLSILKDELAFPGYVVSDWYATHGTASFANAGLDLEMPGPISADYGASYFGNYLLDAVNDDNVTTSRLNDMVERVLTPYFFLHQHEDFPALDPASATALSVNQFGYNNPQFAIKPVPARDVRGDHAKVIRELGAAATVLLKNTNGTLPLENEKDIGVFGNGAPYPTIGSVYFDYENASISYEVGTLDQGGGSGIVRHTELIAPLDAIRERARKQGGRVQALLEHKDIIDGKFRSIYPIPDVCLVFLKAFAAEGRDRESLDLDWNATKVVESVASLCSNTVVIVNGPGIVLMPWADNENVTAILSAQYPGEEIGNSIVDVLWGEAEPAGRLPYTIPRNTSDYGGPIFNLTEPSTNPDEWSVDYTEGQFIDYRHFDAMDIVPQYEFGFGLSYTTYEMSTELTVDVAAGIGAHVDESKGKAPGGWNDLWGQAGAVTVEVRNTGDRDGHAVPQLYVSFPQDTTPAGTPMRVLRGFDKVHLKAGQAKRVVLPLQRRDLSFWDEATRQWVIPEGTFTFSGGFSSRDLRAKNKISVLG